TTGAGTAGATACGTGAGGAACATTAAAGGGCGAAATGGGGTGGAGTCGAAAGGCTTCTTTTATACATGCTTTTATGTATTTCAGCCGCGGGAGATCAAATTCCTGAACCAGTCTATCCCTTCCAACCACCGTGTCCAGTTCTTGTGTGGCTTTCTGAAGTAATTCGGGTTGATTTAGCATCTCTGCTAGCACCCACTCGATAGCATTTGAGGGATTATCCACTGCTGCTAACATTAGTTCCTGTAAAAGTTATGTTTGAAATCAGTTAGTAAGGGAAACATTGATCGTCTACATGTTTTCTCATGCCATGTACTGGTGACATAATTGAAACTTCAAAGCAATACAGAAAATTATGGAACATTTTCGagtaaattttgaaaagatggaACTTTTTAAATATCAATTCTCAAAAAGTGGTGTTTTCCAAACCTCTTCCCAAATGGTAAAATATgcatttagttaattagttattttcttaaaagtacttttactTGTTTAGGAATCTTTTCCTTAAGACAACGTATTTATTTGTTTCAGAACTCTCATTATTTGGAAACTCTTacaacttttgaaattataacTCTCAAAAGGTAAGACATTTGCAATACGATTCCCAAAGCATGATTTTTTTATACTCCCACACAAAGGATGAAAAAATGTGTTTAGTGAATgcaatatttttctaaaaaacaCATTTACAAAATAGATTCATTGATTGGTTTAGGCacttatttctcaaaaaatgCATTAAGTAAATATGTTGTTTAGAAAACGTATTCATTGAAGATTCATTTCAAAAACTATCATAATTTGAGAATTGCTACCATATGACTAATTAATGTTTAGAATATGGAGAATAGGGTTTGTCTTTACCATAATTTGTGCTTTGATCTCTTCAGTTGTCAGCAATGGCCTACCAGTTCCATCTCTAAGCATGATCAGGACGTCCAAAAGGTCTTCCTCTTCCTTCTTCAAGCCATTCTTCCACATTTCAATCCTTCTATCAATTTCAGGATCTTGGTACTTTCTCACACTTCCAACAGCCATGCTAAGGATTTTTTCGTGGCCATCCATATCAAAACTCCTCATCCATGGAACATAATCTGATAAACTGAACGCAAACAAATGATCAAGAATTGTGAAGAGTGCTTCAACATGCTCTACTTCCTCAGTCCCTGGTCCTCCATCTTCCGTACCTCTCCCGAAGAATCTTTTGTCGAAAAACAACCTCCGCGTGACATTCCCGCAGTAATGCCTTGCAGCAATTCTTATGTTCACTTCGCCACCGGTCAAAGAATTATTGCATTGATTGAGTATGTAATTAACTAAATGATCAGCTTCTTTGATGCGTTTGCCATGAAGCCAACGGTGTTTAGCAGGCGAAAGCACGCTGGAAATgacaattttcttcattttcttctgtTGATTGCCTGAAGGAGAAAGAACTGCCGATAGGTATTTGCTGCTGGGAAGTTCTGCAGACATGCAAACAGGCCTGCTGGAGAAAATTGAGTCTTGCTTCTTGAGAAACTCACGAGCTATTTCAGGAGAAGTGACTGGAATGACATGAATGCCACCAAGACGAAAACAAGCGATTTCGGTGTTCATCTCATGCATGATTTTGTGCATCCACTCAAATGTTGGTCTGTTTCTTAGCATTTGGAAAATGCATCCCACAAAAGGCAAGGACTTTGGACCTGGAGGTAAAGGGGAAGGAGGGTTGGATTTTTTCTGTCTAATTAGGCTTGACAACAACATTGGAATGAGCATTGAGAATAGACTCCACAAGATTGAGGAAAGTTCCATGGTTACTGCCAGAGAAGGTTTGGACGTAAAAGTGATGATTTCAGGTATAATTT
This Coffea eugenioides isolate CCC68of unplaced genomic scaffold, Ceug_1.0 ScVebR1_971;HRSCAF=1742, whole genome shotgun sequence DNA region includes the following protein-coding sequences:
- the LOC113759171 gene encoding isoleucine N-monooxygenase 2-like isoform X1, translating into MLIPMLLSSLIRQKKSNPPSPLPPGPKSLPFVGCIFQMLRNRPTFEWMHKIMHEMNTEIACFRLGGIHVIPVTSPEIAREFLKKQDSIFSSRPVCMSAELPSSKYLSAVLSPSGNQQKKMKKIVISSVLSPAKHRWLHGKRIKEADHLVNYILNQCNNSLTGGEVNIRIAARHYCGNVTRRLFFDKRFFGRGTEDGGPGTEEVEHVEALFTILDHLFAFSLSDYVPWMRSFDMDGHEKILSMAVGSVRKYQDPEIDRRIEMWKNGLKKEEEDLLDVLIMLRDGTGRPLLTTEEIKAQIMELMLAAVDNPSNAIEWVLAEMLNQPELLQKATQELDTVVGRDRLVQEFDLPRLKYIKACIKEAFRLHPISPFNVPHVSTQDTIVGGYFIPKGSHVLLSRLGLGRNPRIWEDPLKFKPERHLEDLDELKVDLNNQELHLLSFGIGRRGCPGVQLGSTMSIMLLARLLHSFTWEIPRGLSRIDLTESPLFAIAKPRLAIL
- the LOC113759171 gene encoding phenylalanine N-monooxygenase-like isoform X2, which codes for MLIPMLLSSLIRQKKSNPPSPLPPGPKSLPFVGCIFQMLRNRPTFEWMHKIMHEMNTEIACFRLGGIHVIPVTSPEIAREFLKKQDSIFSSRPVCMSAELPSSKYLSAVLSPSGNQQKKMKKIVISSVLSPAKHRWLHGKRIKEADHLVNYILNQCNNSLTGGEVNIRIAARHYCGNVTRRLFFDKRFFGRGTEDGGPGTEEVEHVEALFTILDHLFAFSLSDYVPWMRSFDMDGHEKILSMAVGSVRKDGTGRPLLTTEEIKAQIMELMLAAVDNPSNAIEWVLAEMLNQPELLQKATQELDTVVGRDRLVQEFDLPRLKYIKACIKEAFRLHPISPFNVPHVSTQDTIVGGYFIPKGSHVLLSRLGLGRNPRIWEDPLKFKPERHLEDLDELKVDLNNQELHLLSFGIGRRGCPGVQLGSTMSIMLLARLLHSFTWEIPRGLSRIDLTESPLFAIAKPRLAIL